The Amphiura filiformis chromosome 1, Afil_fr2py, whole genome shotgun sequence nucleotide sequence tttaaacttcaacgccattatttcaatgttcattttctcggtaaaatgacgatttaggtacacgataactcaataaatacagcatctataggtaagcaaatatgatcatcgtaaaaaagcatgatcgactcaagaaacgcagttttctcatttttttatattttggtctatttccgattttaggcatcattttgtgcaaataggcgctttgtgaattttaaaagttcaatttgatgccttatatggtcaatatctcaaaaaataaggctaatatcaaaaaaaaaaaaccgtttttggaatggagcctcaagattgagctaaaaacaaaataaaatattttggaaagagtgttttttgttatgatgtacctaacaaatattgccaaaactcacttttttgtgattttcttcagaattgttgtttttaccccaaatctgtatttatattaagatttattgatgtcttgccttcataaaaatgtatacttttatatgtcttatgcgaataattacaaagttattgcacttttactacatgcatgtctgagagtacacagccaccttaattacTCCTACTTATTGAATAATCGATTCATTTGAatgttaacataattatgggttatttgtttctttattttccttAGGTTCCTGCACTCCGTCACTGcaaatttaccatgtttactcacTTTTTGTGGGGTCACATAGGTTAAAAtcaatggcccaaatttgggcccccaaaaatttgtgagggccctcaaacatttaagatcaagggcccaaatggccctcagaaattctggcttatttcgaggcctgcacTGTGAACACCTAGGGAAGAGACCTACCCTTTTCACATGCTTGGTAATTATAACTTTCCAATGTTACATACAGTACCCTTTCACTTTTTGATGTAATTTGATATTAAAAGATaataaattttgacattgtatgttATGCACGACTTAAATGCTATTTCCGTTCCTATGAATTTCTGTTATCAAGTTATGTTGTCACTAGATATAGGTATGACATCATGTTCATGGCTAATCTGAGACTCAAATATCCAAGCATTTCTTATTTATTGTTTACAAGCTCATTCAATAGACATTCTCGGCTATATATTGTAGATAATGTACTCACTCCTCAAACTTTTCCACCTCTATGCATATTAGAAGTGTGGATTCACATTTTCATGTCTTTATACTCTTTTGTGTtccaatatatgtgacgtgtcatgtcaaaaggagacacttttgggcaggttatcaattttgaggttttacatatcttaaatatagagatatttttgtCCTAACGCcgcttttccccaatgaaatcggacatccctaagcgaagatattgagttcgtaagttatggtattataaaattggaaattgagatatcggcctttaaaaatattattgacaatgttgagagtagggaattaccttgaaaaatgtctcaaaaaaaatacaagatgccagttatattccggtctgaaactatcagactattatatttctaacattaataacatcacaaattttcaacaaacccaaattgtgaaaaaatcacccccgggcagatttttggctattactccatttatgatcctgcccaaaagtgtctccttttgacatgacacgtcacatatagtacTGTTAGTTATTGTTCAAATGTATTGTTCAATTGCATCTTCTCAATCTGGTTGGCTCTGAGCACTTGCCTCAGATCCACAACTGGATTTGTTACTCATGTGCAACATCACATGCTTACACAAGCTCTGTTTAAACCAATCAGAAGACACCTTCTAGTTTAACCAATCAGAATGTATCTATGTCCTgtatatcaaccaatcagaacatACCCGTTGTGATTTAACCAATCAGAGCATCTTTTACAGCTCCTCTTCAGTCCTCATCAGAATCTACTGGTTGACTGGATGCTTGTGTAGCTGCATTCATAGCACTTAGCAAATCACCACTGTCCTCACCAGATTGTATTCTCTCTCCTGTGATAAAGGATAAGCAATACAAAGAAAGCATTATCAAAAAGGGAAACAAAACTGGACTGTTTTCCACAGGTGTGCTAAGATTATAAGAACCATGATCAAGAGAAAGTTTCatctacatttttttaaagattatgaTTATGTTTATCGTATATAAATGCTAAGGAGGTCATCTAGGTAATTACAATATTTCCTACGCTTTTGGTTTCAGTGATTTCCAGATGCCTGTAGAACCCGATTTATTGAGGAAAAAATTTCCAGTCCAGCATTTTTTGCATGATTGCAAATTTTCTTTTGAATTCTTCAAGTGAAGAAACAATCTGGTGGCGACGATGCTTCACATATTGAAATATGTGGGACCAATACACAATGTTAATGCAGTCTTGGTTTCCATGTTTAAAGTCTAATAGCTCTATCTGGCTATCTCATGCAATTTGCTAGCTAGCTTGTGgaaattatttatttcattttttttgttaagggatctggcatgagcgttttgagcgtttcgacagtatttttgtgggacatgagagcacatcaggatcaggcatatcgaattgcattctgaatacgaagaatgtctttctgatatcaaataatattaattttttgaaattcacaatgtaataaaAATTTTacgataaattattaaaatttgatatttttgatatataacagtcctcgaagtaaattatataaatctaatgatatattcttaaagtgtatgtagcagggaggaaaagccgacgattcaattgaaaattttgacctttcatattgaagttattgatttttttcccaaaagacctctttgtttttggtgttttgggaaaaaattcatatcttcaatatgaaaggtcaaaattttcaattgatcgtcggcttttcatcccacctacatgcactttaagtgtaaatcatcagatttataaagtttacttcgagtactgttaaattaaatatcaaaaatatcaatttttaatcatttgtcataaaatgtgtattacattgcgaatttcaaaaaatcaaaattatttgatatcagacggacattcttcgtattcagaatacaattcgatatgtctgatgtgctctaatgtcccacaataaatactgtccaaacgttcataccccaccccttaaaagcAAGTAGGTTACAAATACTGTGTAGGATGGAATAATGGGCAATAAGATGATGACTATTCTGCCATTCAATATGATCTACCACTGTGTGGTTTGGAAACTCACTAATTAATTCTGCAATAGCCCTCTGTGTTCTTCTCTCCAGTTTCTCCAATTTAGATGCAACATCTCTTTTCAGGTCCCTGCAAGGTGCAAAACAGAACAAGCAAAACCACAATCAGTGTAGGTCACACATGTTGAATCTATGTACAAACCTCTCCTTATGATCTCATGAAGTATAGTAAATGAGCAATTGGtgtattttcatttgttttacagTGATGTGGTTGACTTAATTGTGTTGAgtgatctatataaataaaaggaagtcgctaaatcttgtccagaagcaggcttcgatatgctttcactttcagctctgatttattcgtaggtcgatcgggtacatattgccattaaaccatctgacgttcatttttgcaaaactattcaatcactatggaaataacaaaaaaattggtcggttgctaggccgttaaggtcaggccgttgaggtcaataaccttatgggtcaggcatgacagcaaacgcgtcaaatgcaagcgatgtccaacacgcgcggtaagtggcgagtcacgcacctgcccGTACACGGCACTATGGTTTCGCGCATGGCGGCGCATGGTATagacgcacttaatgttggcttaccgcgcgtaggcctacgtattgactgactgcttctctgagatgagacagtggcggatccaggaattgggATGGATCATTGGGTGTAGGCATTAAGCTGATGAAAAGggtggtcattgggtgacagatttgcaaaaaagtccacttttcagagaGAATGTCAAAATGTAGCCAACAGAGAcgttcaactgttcagtatagcccgaaaaggttaaatgttaggggagtgggtgagcccactttagtggaacttgcaagtccacattttggaaattccgcGGCCCccacaaataaatcctggctataaatgtaggcctagctattaacaacacgggctcgcttaaaatattttgctgcaacttttaaacatgttgcttacaagtttataccattataacccgaaattgaaacgttttctagcaacctcttctaacattaatgttttatgtgtgttgggataaagttaaaatcaaccattttgtcacgagttgtttcaaaagaaatccgagggattgagtgagtaacaacattaacacaggtctggatattcacttaaaggTTAGGTTCTTTAATATGACATGAGCTAACTAAcattatgattatcaagctaacatgatcattactatatggatgaataatctacaccaataCACCATGATTACCATcgctgtttaccatgtttactaaccactcccatttactaaccgctcccgtttactcaactagcgggtctcccgctagtataTAATATTACAGTTTAGTGATCAGTGCTCTGATAATACACTTACCAGTCAGGTTTTCTGGGAGCTAGGTTCACAAGGTCAACTTCTTCAACGACAGGTTCTGGTTTAGCTGCCTGCAACTGCTCCTGAATATGATCATCAACTGGGAAGAAACACAATATATGataatatcaaaataaagcaCAACACCTCAATCTACAATTTAGCAAGGTACATTTTGTAAACAGTCTTACAGattaatatttttgtatgttCTGCCTAAATATTGAAAAGACAGTGGTTGATGAcaaggagtaccaactcaaaTGTTGTTTATAAAgctatattcatgaggttatgaatgttcaTATAATTTCATTATCTTTATAGTGTGTATTAAGAAAAAGAATACTAGTATTAAGTTGAACTGACCCAAGCACTCTATGAACTGCAATTGCTGCTTGGTAGTGATACAAAATACACTGAGTACACTGCATGATGGCATTTATACCATCATCAAACAAATAATTGAACCCATTCAAAATTGGGTACTTGGGTACCCTGATGGTGTAGAGAATATTCG carries:
- the LOC140151975 gene encoding coiled-coil domain-containing protein 12-like, with the translated sequence MATIGGLENEAAKRKERLKALRKKKQGDVEEPDDLEPPTKKAAVAEDDEEARKPVFKNYTPENENLKENRVPKPELASIDDHIQEQLQAAKPEPVVEEVDLVNLAPRKPDWDLKRDVASKLEKLERRTQRAIAELIRERIQSGEDSGDLLSAMNAATQASSQPVDSDED